One window from the genome of Paramisgurnus dabryanus chromosome 24, PD_genome_1.1, whole genome shotgun sequence encodes:
- the mmadhca gene encoding metabolism of cobalamin associated Da isoform X1 yields the protein MACVLCRRVRQVSRSSVVQELIQRASTVRAFSAAGSDEPYIAIPSQDSAGPRTVWPDETMGPFGPQDQRFQLPGNVGFDCHLKGTGLQFKGPVHRTLPDVLSAPSSTERHEFILAQFVHEYQGKEVSLKAQTVGKAEHYFSRSDVEFSMRSCPELLKKELELFFPTLPMSPITVVTVTQKNAKTDVEDAERTQEQLLDNFVSGAKEICFTLWRGGYWADFINPMSGKAFFGDQTQDSILQDDVHRHAGGFHIEDLASCTLIRHVLKGPPTFVLTLITNAPFNSLIMEKLQGHSKASEEGD from the exons ATGGCATGT GTGCTCTGCAGGAGGGTCAGACAGGTAAGCCGGTCATCTGTTGTTCAAGAGCTCATTCAGAGAGCATCAACAGTTCGAGCATTTTCAGCCGCCGGATCAGATGAGCCGTATATAGCTATACCATCTCAAGACTCGG CAGGTCCTAGAACAGTATGGCCGGATGAGACGATGGGTCCATTTGGACCTCAAGATCAGCGCTTCCAGCTGCCAGGCAACGTAGGTTTCGACTGTCATCTCAAGGGTACGGGGTTACAGTTTAAAGGGCCGGTCCACCGGACTTTACCCGATGTCTTGTCAGCGCCATCCAGCACAGAGAGACACGAATTTATACTTGCTCAGTTTGTTCATGAATATCAG GGTAAAGAAGTTTCACTAAAGGCACAGACGGTCGGTAAAGCCGAACACTATTTTAGTCGATCAGATGTAGAATTTTCAATGCGTTCCTGTCCGGAGCTTCTCAAGAAAG AGTTAGAGCTGTTTTTCCCGACGCTACCGATGAGTCCCATCACTGTTGTCACGGTAACACAGAAGAATGCGAAGACGGATGTGGAGGATGCGGAGAGAACGCAGGAACAACTGTTAGACAAT TTTGTGAGTGGCGCTAAAGAAATCTGTTTCACGTTGTGGCGAGGAGGATACTGGGCAGATTTCATCAATCCCATGTCTGGGAAAGCT ttttttggCGATCAAACACAGGACTCTATTCTACAGGACGACGTTCACCGCCACGCCGGCGGCTTTCACATCGAGGACCTGGCGTCATGCACGCTCATCCGTCACGTCTTAAAGGGGCCGCCGACGTTTGTGTTGACGCTCATCACTAACGCGCCTTTCAACAGTCTGATCATGGAGAAACTTCAGGGACACTCCAAAGCTTCAGAGGAAGGCGACTGA
- the mmadhca gene encoding metabolism of cobalamin associated Da isoform X2 — protein sequence MACVLCRRVRQVSRSSVVQELIQRASTVRAFSAAGSDEPYIAIPSQDSGPRTVWPDETMGPFGPQDQRFQLPGNVGFDCHLKGTGLQFKGPVHRTLPDVLSAPSSTERHEFILAQFVHEYQGKEVSLKAQTVGKAEHYFSRSDVEFSMRSCPELLKKELELFFPTLPMSPITVVTVTQKNAKTDVEDAERTQEQLLDNFVSGAKEICFTLWRGGYWADFINPMSGKAFFGDQTQDSILQDDVHRHAGGFHIEDLASCTLIRHVLKGPPTFVLTLITNAPFNSLIMEKLQGHSKASEEGD from the exons ATGGCATGT GTGCTCTGCAGGAGGGTCAGACAGGTAAGCCGGTCATCTGTTGTTCAAGAGCTCATTCAGAGAGCATCAACAGTTCGAGCATTTTCAGCCGCCGGATCAGATGAGCCGTATATAGCTATACCATCTCAAGACTCGG GTCCTAGAACAGTATGGCCGGATGAGACGATGGGTCCATTTGGACCTCAAGATCAGCGCTTCCAGCTGCCAGGCAACGTAGGTTTCGACTGTCATCTCAAGGGTACGGGGTTACAGTTTAAAGGGCCGGTCCACCGGACTTTACCCGATGTCTTGTCAGCGCCATCCAGCACAGAGAGACACGAATTTATACTTGCTCAGTTTGTTCATGAATATCAG GGTAAAGAAGTTTCACTAAAGGCACAGACGGTCGGTAAAGCCGAACACTATTTTAGTCGATCAGATGTAGAATTTTCAATGCGTTCCTGTCCGGAGCTTCTCAAGAAAG AGTTAGAGCTGTTTTTCCCGACGCTACCGATGAGTCCCATCACTGTTGTCACGGTAACACAGAAGAATGCGAAGACGGATGTGGAGGATGCGGAGAGAACGCAGGAACAACTGTTAGACAAT TTTGTGAGTGGCGCTAAAGAAATCTGTTTCACGTTGTGGCGAGGAGGATACTGGGCAGATTTCATCAATCCCATGTCTGGGAAAGCT ttttttggCGATCAAACACAGGACTCTATTCTACAGGACGACGTTCACCGCCACGCCGGCGGCTTTCACATCGAGGACCTGGCGTCATGCACGCTCATCCGTCACGTCTTAAAGGGGCCGCCGACGTTTGTGTTGACGCTCATCACTAACGCGCCTTTCAACAGTCTGATCATGGAGAAACTTCAGGGACACTCCAAAGCTTCAGAGGAAGGCGACTGA